One genomic region from Branchiostoma lanceolatum isolate klBraLanc5 chromosome 7, klBraLanc5.hap2, whole genome shotgun sequence encodes:
- the LOC136438320 gene encoding uncharacterized protein: MSASTSELSDRTQRFHRNANAKDVLAWILEYACKYGLNEVVRDISTGNPKKLLQYGIIEGRLVAYLLWNCVSENVVEGYDLCIQLLRHTYTQAPLVHFPDYAQILHGLKVKFMLHILADRFELCLASSKLKELFPKEGEKLPPALEHDATSKEELNHLNRRSSQFRHLALDLILDREKREAYLQDGMEEEFGAEFSLTLNDLMAKFVHTVEDYLPVPVIEEISSSEQYLSAPDGCSPAVSRLLAVLKVSNGNPGAADLTKMAHELDPVSTTRTRKPNSLPGRNKVKLLKPHSSFKSPKTKEKTVESHGNSAVRPQATYKGRSSAVQESTSTERSGSQTGVDYIITLSDSNDEELEEVSNELHSERSPRGKKTTRLPGQTDMKRFTKEKTLSCTKSRVCTETKLLETNNSAACTDVGELDEVRGNSRSPMSWNMWRNTLTKDLIGSNSRGRKEMTEHESSSVDKKEMQVNIEDTDDETQFSKESSGEKNQGNYLVHNDKIGAKKRTIRKEDDPKSDEDHTCPVVITLDSSIDSDMSTTSPLLLASLEKDSFWKTKRQREDEQVSTEHSRKRRKLEFRENSHEKSATHIQVQEADIQKTSNVDKIELKEKSRKSQDRKEEVDQSSCSGEGETDDNANKFEDEDTDAGGGSTSQVSISLSAERHSIEVLQETPKDSTDPCSDVGSQGETQPFSPVLQKSTQHKDDSTTFAEHTDASTTSGPKGGVSIHTGGAKAVTEEARTSQDADGLRLANVSLREGTTTSSSTMSMNRQDFPTTTMETTPHANAGEHIDASPHDGHAKEGSPAQWDRMVHCAIQNAPTGVAALADICQYISENFPHHSNVETVAQSVCRVLSTHRCFQVVSSPREIKWTLSAACSHKLLLPGPSLVAMGRESNPEDSDVTSSTPDGLDSASKVVTSNPSRDDSQTVNSVMEEEEEEKNPSSNSESTCGTGEADTAAHKSRAESCSDNTVSSSQDEPSAEHVVSVNSGSTTTRSGSSSHTLSMILEEAEKEGEESDAMLTSTPSSEDCPASDHGNPQAFQVQSSSGNQAGETDEQTQDKSRKTRKDSENSGTERGSHSQSSDESIIPPSPQEGQRSELVTFARTRRAPAVPHTYGKDVDPLLEEEDAIVSDSDGESDSTVLCYEENDEDSDTESYVIPNSHEQDDSFNSVSGPKAPVLRTSTRSALWTKDNTLVPSLSQHLSSCPVKPCVVLLHRLRVRS, encoded by the exons ATGTCTGCGTCGACTTCAGAACTTTCTGACAGAACGCAAAGGTTTCACAGAAACGCCAACGCCAAGGATGTCCTAGCCTGGATCCTGGAATATGCTTGTAAATACGGGCTGAACGAGGTGGTCAGAG ACATTTCTACAGGCAATCCCAAGAAACTGCTGCAGTACGGCATCATAGAAGGCCGACTGGTGGCGTATCTGTTGTGGAACTGCGTATCGGAGAACGTGGTGGAAGGATACGATCTCTGTATCCAACTTCTCAGGCACACCTACACCCAAGCACCTCTGGTACACTTCCCAGATTATGCACAGATACTACATGGGCTCAAAGTCAAG TTCATGCTGCATATCCTGGCAGACAGGTTTGAGCTGTGCCTGGCTAGTTCCAAACTAAAGGAGTTGTTCCCGAAAGAGGGAGAAAAACTGCCCCCAGCCCTGGAACATGATGCTACA TCAAAAGAAGAACTGAACCACCTGAATCGCCGGTCCAGTCAGTTCCGTCACCTTGCCCTTGACCTGATTTTGGACCGCGAGAAGCGAGAGGCGTATCTCCAGGATGGGATGGAAGAGGAGTTCGGAGCTGAGTTCTCTCTCACCTTAAATGACCTTATGGCCAAGTTTGTGCACACAGTTGAGGACTATCTCCCCGTACCAGTCATTGAAGAG ATCAGCTCCAGTGAACAGTACCTGAGTGCTCCTGACGGTTGCTCCCCTGCTGTGTCCAGACTTCTGGCAGTCCTCAAAGTCAGCAATGGCAACCCTGGCGCTGCCGACCTCACCAAAATGGCACATGAACTTGACCCTGTAAGCACAACAAGGACCAGGAAACCAAACAGTTTACCTGGTAGAAACAAGGTCAAACTGTTAAAACCACACTCAAGTTTCAAAAGCCCCAAAACAAAGGAGAAGACAGTCGAATCACACGGAAATTCTGCAGTGAGACCACAAGCTACTTATAAAGGAAGAAGCAGTGCTGTACAGGAGTCAACTTCTACAGAAAGGTCAGGGTCACAAACTGGGGTAGACTATATTATCACTCTGTCAGATTCAAATGATGAAGAACTAGAAGAAGTGTCAAATGAGTTGCATTCTGAACGCTCACCTAGAggcaaaaagacaacaagacttCCAGGACAAACAGATATGAAAAGATTTACTAAAGAAAAAACTTTATCATGTACAAAGTCACGTGTGTGCACTGAAACAAAACTACTGGAGACTAACAATAGTGCAGCATGTACAGACGTAGGAGAGTTAGATGAAGTACGAGGAAATTCCCGGTCACCAATGTCATGGAACATGTGGAGAAACACTTTAACAAAGGATCTTATCGGTAGCAATTCAAGAGGAAGAAAGGAGATGACTGAACATGAAAGTTCCTCTGTAGACAAAAAGGAGATGCAAGTAAACATAGAAGATACTGATGATGAAACACAGTTTAGCAAAGAAAGTagtggagaaaaaaatcaagggaATTATTTGGTCCATAATGACAAGATAGGAGCGAAGAAAAGGACAATCAGAAAGGAAGATGACCCTAAAAGTGATGAGGACCATACCTGTCCTGTGGTCATCACATTAGATAGTAGCATAGACTCTGATATGAGTACTACCTCTCCCCTTCTTCTTGCAAGCTTGGAGAAAGACTCCTTCTGGAAGACGAAGAGGCAGAGAGAAGATGAGCAAGTTTCAACGGAGCATTCCAGAAAGAGACGGAAGTTGGAGTTTCGAGAAAACAGCCATGAAAAATCGGCAACGCACATTCAAGTTCAAGAAGCTGACATTCAGAAAACATCAAATGTTGACAAAATTGAACTTAAGGAAAAGAGTCGCAAGAGTCAAGACAGAAAAGAAGAAGTCGACCAATCAAGTTGTTCCGGTGAAGGTGAAACTGATGACAATGCAAATAAGTTTGAAGATGAAGACACCGATGCAGGGGGTGGCTCCACAAGCCAAGTCAGCATCTCTCTAAGTGCTGAGCG GCACAGCATCGAGGTTCTACAAGAGACGCCTAAGGATTCTACAGATCCTTGTTCTGATGTCGGCTCACAAGGCGAAACCCAGCCTTTCTCCCCTGTCCTTCAAAAAAGTACACAGCACAAAGACGATAGCACAACCTTCGCTGAGCATACTGATGCTAGCACTACCTCAGGACCAAAAGGTGGAGTCAGTATCCACACAGGAGGTGCCAAAGCTGTAACGGAAGAAGCAAGAACGTCTCAAGATGCTGATGGCTTAAGACTTGCCAATGTTTCTTTAAGAGAAGGCACAacaactagtagtagtactatgAGTATGAACAGACAAGATTTTCCAACGACTACTATGGAAACCACTCCACATGCAAATGCTGGTGAGCATATTGATGCTAGCCCGCACGATGGACATGCAAAGGAAGGTAGCCCAGCACAATGGGATAGAATGGTGCATTGTGCGATACAGAACGCTCCAACTGGTGTAGCAGCTCTAGCAGACATTTGCCAGTATATATCTGAGAACTTCCCCCATCACAGTAATGTGGAGACAGTAGCACAGTCCGTGTGCAGAGTTCTCTCCACTCACAGGTGTTTCCAGGTCGTCAGCAGTCCACGAGAAATAAAATGGACGCTGAGTGCCGCTTGCAGTCACAAGTTGTTGTTACCCGGGCCTTCGTTAGTCGCAATGGGGAGAGAATCCAACCCGGAGGATTCAGATGTTACAAGTTCGACTCCCGACGGATTGGATTCAGCGAGTAAAGTGGTAACGTCAAATCCAAGCAGGGACGACAGTCAGACTGTAAATTCTGtgatggaagaagaagaagaagagaagaatcCTTCGTCGAATTCTGAATCTACGTGTGGGACAGGGGAAGCAGATACAGCTGCCCATAAGAGTCGTGCAGAAAGTTGCAGTGATAACACCGTCAGTAGTTCCCAGGATGAGCCGTCGGCTGAGCATGTAGTCAGCGTCAACAGTGgtagtactactactagaaGTGGTAGCAGCtctcacaccttgagcatgatCCTTGAGGAAGCTGAAAAGGAGGGTGAAGAAAGTGATGCAATGCTTACATCAACGCCTTCCTCAGAGGACTGTCCTGCCTCTGATCATGGAAACCCTCAG GCTTTCCAAGTCCAAAGCAGCTCTGGGAACCAAGCAGGAGAAACTGACGAGCAGACCCAAGATAAGTCAAGAAAGACCCGTAAAGACAGTGAGAACTCTGGGACAGAGAGGGGATCTCATTCCCAGAGCTCTGATGAGTCCATCATCCCTCCCTCACCGCaggagggtcagaggtcagagttGGTGACCTTTGCCAGAACTCGGAGAGCACCAGCTGTTCCTCACACCTATGGTAAAG
- the LOC136438563 gene encoding zinc finger protein 423-like isoform X3, which yields MDRRSYVCGSADVETMVLRNPWGQAPMEVTEDSLDGVEYLDEELEGVPNGPYPCQFCEKTFSRLTYLKRHEQIHSDKMPFRCEYCLRLFKHKRSRDRHVKLHTGDKKYRCTYCDASFSRSDHLKIHLKTHNSDKPYRCIICNKGYTSAATLAAHAQTHHKVSDRKDEFRCFQCAETFDSASGLQGHVVTHDQGSRSSKKMMQCNYCAELFGSMEVLIEHIEDSHAKDRRNKCPLCSECFLSAEKLHEHMESHGEDGSVHRCPYCPKQTFPSIAVLEIHLRTMHGDKPVYGHLCQYCNKEYPTLINLANHIKCDHQKEALGTDFSDTRYPCDYCTMDFGSASLLYTHVKFVHSLSKSSLKEDNVVYCPQCTMGFPTMESFNEHAEEVHGASSLSPIPSSTNSVLSSLLNEGSINLPLEEGLRYPCPYCPEGMNLFSNFDLLRDHVQEQHGTRTQCSPVGSTPPAHTVTNSKDEAKKPSPGIVETGREKKPHSEDKNSIERNGFFCSQCDVSYLTLEGFQTHLKTHLDMLLQKHPCPKCGVEFTSEDQMLQHMLEHFMTVATEYGCQTCEKTFAKADDLQKHLFDIHAHHLYRCSLCKEMFDSKVSIQVHFAIKHSNECRLYKCTKCWGMFPSEGELVAHIKTTHLHSKPFRCIFCQEAFGSDLELQCHVTTHNKQYQCHLCEASFHVQFLLEKHVLEKHSCPMEDGKKGARSEEESESQSSPSTSTKNDSEEATERVSLDEDKLVYKCDVCDGTFTSERKLKNHRWSIHKLKPHHKGNKDLLFRFHCGVCSAAFQSEYGLKKHLNENHQNNTASKVLLEGMKDSLSAGTPPQGSMCFICMQLVMTEEEFVHHCKEHNPDIANESGGFRCVICLQFVPNMTELNHHAAVHLLAAGLGSPSSMAVYICSTCKREFTSRAHLVSTLKSGSPPSYMCTDCLKEAIEDNSDESLLTEVSPTSPRTVVHCSKCELKFETERELDLHFTSSHPPDKSYQCIKCQKTFATELEIQIHVTTHMMEEGTVHECSLCRGVYDSPAKLQAHLIEHTFPDKNYQCLICGGRFATAQDIQSHAIDHGPDARKYHCPHCTLTFFFEAELQNHLLSHSEVTPGNFQCLECGQMFNNNVNLSNHLKIHASKDKTLKCSLCPEVFNSTGDMQHHHFSNHSESDLGTAKKSFKCNQCDKVFPCMSNLQGHMRIHTQGKKFPCPECSKVFALARNLTIHMRSHSGEKPYQCPLCEKRFARKENRKVHLKSHSGVKPFMCPHCGKMFSRKCHVKDHMRTHALPTMHQCPACSEAFTMEKNLKRHMKKVHKLDVSEEEDQD from the coding sequence ATGTGAGTACTGCCTCCGGTTGTTCAAGCACAAGCGCAGTCGTGACCGCCATGTCAAACTTCACACGGGCGATAAAAAGTACCGCTGCACTTACTGCGACGCTTCCTTCTCCCGCAGCGACCACCTCAAGATCCACCTCAAGACCCACAACTCCGACAAGCCCTACCGCTGCATCATCTGCAACAAGGGCTACACGTCCGCGGCCACGCTCGCCGCCCACGCACAGACGCACCACAAGGTGTCCGACAGGAAGGACGAGTTCCGGTGCTTCCAGTGCGCCGAGACCTTCGATTCGGCGAGCGGTCTCCAAGGACACGTCGTCACACACGACCAGGGCTCCCGCTCGAGCAAGAAGATGATGCAGTGTAACTACTGCGCAGAGTTGTTCGGCTCAATGGAAGTGCTGATCGAGCACATAGAAGACAGCCACGCAAAGGACAGAAGAAACAAGTGCCCGCTTTGCTCCGAATGTTTTCTCTCCGCGGAGAAGCTGCACGAACACATGGAATCGCACGGAGAGGACGGCTCCGTACACCGCTGTCCATACTGCCCCAAACAGACCTTCCCCAGCATCGCAGTTCTAGAAATTCACCTCCGCACCATGCATGGAGACAAGCCGGTGTACGGCCACCTCTGCCAATACTGTAATAAGGAGTACCCCACCCTGATCAACCTGGCCAATCATATAAAGTGTGATCACCAGAAAGAAGCACTGGGCACTGATTTCTCTGACACGCGGTATCCCTGCGattactgtacaatggactTCGGAAGCGCATCTCTACTCTACACCCACGTGAAGTTTGTCCACTCCCTGTCAAAGTCTTCGCTCAAAGAGGACAATGTGGTGTACTGCCCACAGTGCACAATGGGTTTTCCAACCATGGAGTCATTCAACGAACATGCAGAAGAAGTCCACGGTGCGTCAAGTCTCTCCCCGATACCCAGCTCGACGAACAGTGTCTTGAGTTCGCTCCTGAATGAAGGGAGCATCAACCTTCCCTTGGAAGAAGGCCTGAGGTACCCGTGTCCTTATTGTCCTGAAGGTATGAATCTCTTCTCCAACTTCGACCTGCTGCGAGACCACGTCCAGGAGCAACACGGGACGAGGACGCAGTGCTCGCCTGTTGGAAGCACCCCTCCTGCACACACCGTTACCAACTCAAAGGACGAAGCGAAAAAGCCAAGTCCAGGCATTGTGGAGACAGGGAGAGAGAAGAAACCACACTCGGAAGATAAGAACTCGATAGAGAGAAACGGGTTCTTCTGTTCACAGTGCGATGTAAGCTACCTGACGCTAGAAGGCTTCCAAACTCACCTGAAGACGCATCTCGATATGCTGCTACAGAAGCACCCGTGTCCGAAATGCGGGGTGGAGTTCACCTCCGAAGACCAGATGCTCCAGCACATGTTGGAGCACTTCATGACGGTTGCCACCGAGTACGGCTGCCAGACTTGCGAGAAGACGTTTGCCAAGGCGGACGACTTGCAGAAGCACCTGTTTGACATCCACGCCCATCATCTGTACCGTTGTTCGCTCTGTAAAGAGATGTTTGATTCCAAAGTCTCTATTCAGGTCCACTTTGCCATCAAGCATAGCAACGAGTGTCGGCTGTACAAGTGCACCAAGTGCTGGGGAATGTTTCCCTCAGAGGGTGAACTGGTGGCCCACATCAAGACCACCCACCTTCACAGCAAGCCCTTCCGCTGCATCTTCTGCCAAGAGGCGTTCGGCTCCGACTTAGAGCTGCAGTGCCACGTGACCACCCACAACAAGCAGTACCAGTGCCACCTGTGCGAGGCGTCCTTCCACGTGCAGTTCCTACTCGAGAAACACGTGCTGGAGAAACACAGCTGTCCGATGGAAGACGGCAAGAAGGGGGCCAGGAGCGAAGAGGAGTCAGAGTCGCAGAGCAGTCCAAGCACGAGTACGAAGAACGACAGCGAGGAAGCGACGGAAAGGGTAAGCCTCGATGAAGACAAACTGGTCTACAAGTGCGACGTCTGCGACGGAACCTTCACGTCGGAACGGAAGCTGAAGAACCACCGCTGGTCGATCCACAAGCTGAAGCCCCACCACAAGGGCAACAAGGATCTTCTGTTCCGCTTTCACTGCGGGGTGTGCTCGGCGGCCTTCCAGTCGGAGTACGGCCTCAAGAAGCACCTCAACGAAAACCACCAGAACAACACGGCCAGCAAGGTGCTCCTGGAAGGGATGAAGGATTCGCTGTCCGCTGGAACCCCCCCACAAGGGTCCATGTGTTTCATCTGCATGCAGCTCGTGATGACCGAGGAGGAGTTCGTGCACCACTGCAAGGAGCACAATCCCGACATCGCGAACGAAAGCGGCGGGTTCAGGTGCGTGATCTGTCTCCAGTTTGTGCCGAACATGACGGAGCTGAACCACCACGCCGCCGTGCACCTGCTTGCGGCAGGACTAGGCTCCCCTTCCTCCATGGCTGTGTATATCTGCAGCACTTGTAAGCGCGAGTTTACGTCGCGAGCTCATCTTGTGTCCACCTTGAAGTCGGGGTCGCCACCCAGCTACATGTGTACAGATTGTCTTAAGGAGGCCATCGAAGACAATTCTGACGAAAGTCTTTTAACCGAAGTGTCGCCTACCAGCCCCCGAACTGTTGTCCACTGCTCGAAGTGTGAACTGAAGTTTGAGACGGAGAGAGAATTGGACCTACACTTTACGTCGTCACATCCACCAGACAAGTCGTATCAGTGTATCAAGTGTCAAAAGACCTTCGCGACGGAGTTAGAGATCCAAATCCATGTGACAACCCACATGATGGAAGAGGGGACCGTCCACGAATGCAGCTTGTGTAGGGGCGTGTACGATTCCCCTGCAAAGTTGCAAGCTCACCTCATCGAACACACATTCCCAGATAAGAACTACCAATGCCTGATATGCGGGGGAAGATTCGCCACGGCACAAGACATTCAAAGTCACGCAATAGACCACGGCCCTGATGCAAGAAAGTACCACTGCCCCCATTGCACTTTGACGTTCTTTTTCGAAGCAGAGTTGCAGAACCATCTGCTGAGTCACAGCGAAGTCACCCCTGGTAATTTCCAATGCCTCGAGTGTGGGCAGATGTTTAACAATAATGTAAATCTTAGTAACCACCTGAAAATTCATGCCTCGAAGGACAAGACCCTGAAGTGTTCCCTGTGCCCAGAAGTGTTCAACTCAACGGGGGACATGCAGCATCATCACTTCTCCAACCATAGCGAGTCCGACCTTGGGACGGCGAAAAAGTCCTTCAAGTGCAACCAGTGCGACAAGGTGTTCCCTTGCATGAGCAACCTTCAAGGTCACATGCGCATCCACACGCAGGGAAAGAAGTTCCCCTGCCCCGAGTGTAGTAAAGTGTTCGCACTGGCCCGAAACTTGACCATACACATGCGGTCCCACTCGGGGGAGAAGCCCTACCAGTGTCCCCTCTGCGAGAAGAGGTTTGCCAGGAAGGAAAACCGCAAGGTCCACCTTAAGTCCCACAGTGGGGTCAAGCCGTTCATGTGTCCGCACTGCGGCAAGATGTTCTCGCGCAAGTGCCACGTCAAGGACCACATGCGCACGCACGCGCTTCCCACCATGCACCAGTGTCCCGCCTGTAGCGAAGCATTCACCATGGAGAAGAACCTGAAGAGGCACATGAAGAAGGTCCACAAGTTAGATGTGTCAGAAGAGGAGGACCAAGACTGA